One region of Babylonia areolata isolate BAREFJ2019XMU chromosome 29, ASM4173473v1, whole genome shotgun sequence genomic DNA includes:
- the LOC143275061 gene encoding uncharacterized protein LOC143275061 — protein MSVSSHQCKYNEVHVNKTEASCADFLSMFVKGWDLDRDSMAEGDIDMNTVCPYLKKIHKEVIGCCEGWTGDACDTPDCEGCDQGECVELEGPGVPASTPPYCRCFENYGGKRCDEDLREVNTADQYCFEDSSCEGAKTSPHVMARSACCSGGTGSWGSSVRSECTPCASTQGEVNDTVSVERDRVTCLTAGEDIYRTFDGASFLHHSTCSVGLLRAGTGLELYTSTSCLTAGDICNCRKDVKMNFMKNDEHYSLRLQENTVTVTGPDGTDVIPVTNEKSSIGNNIVFKREDESVFFWVLIEELSFRRDDSGLFMLTLKKTSPLVGNIQGVCGNFDGKPENDRASLDALFQGNMDEEEPVCDGLVL, from the exons ATGTCTGTTTCCAGCCACCAATGCAAGTACAACGAGGTGCACGTCAACAAGACAGAGGCCAGTTGCGCGGACTTCCTCAGCATGTTTGTGAAAGGTTGGGACCTGGACAGAGACAGCATGGCTGAGGGAGACATCGACATGAACACAGTGTGTCCCTATCTGAA GAAAATCCACAAAGAAGTGATCGGCTGTTGTGAGGGCTGGACAGGGGATGCCTGTGACACAC CTGACTGCGAGGGCTGTGACCAGGGGGAATGTGTGGAGCTGGAGGGACCAGGGGTGCCCGCTTCCACCCCACCTTATTGTCGCTGTTTCGAAAACTACGGCGGCAAAAGGTGTGACGAAGATCTCAGAG AGGTGAACACGGCCGACCAGTACTGCTTTGAGGACAGCAGCTGTGAGGGAGCCAAGACCTCCCCCCACGTCATGGCCAGGTCCGCCTGCTGCAGTGGCGGAACCGGAAGTTGGGGCAGCAGCGTGCGATCAGAGTGCACTCCCTGTGCATCCA CCCAAGGGGAGGTCAACGACACCGTGTCGGTGGAGCGGGACCGTGTGACGTGCCTGACGGCCGGCGAGGACATTTACCGGACGTTCGACGGGGCCAGCTTCCTGCACCACAGCACGTGCTCCGTGGGGCTGCTCCGGGCCGGCACGGGCCTGGAACTGTACACCTCCACCTCCTGCCTCACTGCCGGGGACATCTGCAActgcaggaag GACGTGAAGATGAACTTCATGAAGAACGACGAACACTACTCCCTCAGGCTTCAGGAAAATACAGTCACAGTTACCGGTCCTGACGGAACTGACGTCATCCCCGTCACCAACGAGAAGAGCAGCATTGGAAACA ACATCGTGTTCAAACGCGAGGACGAGTCCGTGTTCTTCTGGGTGCTGATCGAGGAGCTGTCTTTCCGGAGGGATGACAGTGGGCTGTTCATGCTGACCCTGAAGAAGACCTCTCCCCTCGTGGGCAACATCCAGGGCGTCTGTGGCAACTTTGATGGCAAGCCTGAAA ATGACCGTGCCAGTCTGGACGCTTTATTTCAAGGCAACATGGATGAAGAGGAACCGGTATGTGATGGCTTAGTCCTGTGA